A genomic segment from Aegilops tauschii subsp. strangulata cultivar AL8/78 chromosome 1, Aet v6.0, whole genome shotgun sequence encodes:
- the LOC141023428 gene encoding uncharacterized protein: MIYLLFNYLALTGKLMERFFAKSTTGSMPEIVDLDKLTRDPSKRKRLTDFNVNQHEEIRRKYLAWGAYQPCPSKFKPRWIGKSKRYFNPEWYDLHRNWLEYSEVEDEAYCLYCYLFRDNIKGNKPGHDAFVVDGFVNWKKAVERFATHVGDRDSFHNKALKKCEDLMRTEQSIPVALYKQTDLEKNEHLIRLNAAINVCRYLLHQGQPFRGHDESKESTNKGNYRELMDYTIMHNDVIAKALKNAPLNNQLLSSTIQKDITECFAEEVLSCILKELDNGVFSLLVDECRDVSNKEQMAVVLRYVDTCGLSNERSVGVLHVKETTSAYLKSKIDFIIAKLGLSLQQVRGQGYDGASNMAGEFNVLQAKIMRENSSAYYVHCFAHKLNLVVVAIAKKIFDVGDFFDMISLLVNVVGSSCKRKDKLGESHREEVRKAIGKGEIATGSGLNQEISLQRPGDTRWNSHYTTLSSLSKMFTSVVKVLEYVEEEGSDATKQRQASGLLKYFRSFDSAFFLHMMMIILALTNGLSKTFQRKDMDIVNAISDVESVKRELDKLRSQHGWNSLLSKVCSFCDKNDISIVDMEKEYVNPKKPRQRTGINNEHHYRVDCFFFAVLDLLAEELNRRFNEVNNELLCCMSAFNPSGQFSHYDHEKLLKLAILS; encoded by the coding sequence ATGATTTATTTACTGTTCAACTATTTGGCATTGACAGGAAAGCTAATGGAGAGATTTTTTGCAAAGTCGACGACTGGTAGTATGCCTGAAATAGTTGATCTGGACAAGCTTACTCGGGATCCATCTAAAAGGAAGAGACTTACAGATTTTAATGTCAATCAGCATGAGGAGATTAGGAGAAAGTACCTGGCATGGGGGGCATATCAACCTTGTCCCTCCAAGTTTAAACCGAGATGGATTGGTAAGAGTAAGCGGTATTTTAATCCCGAATGGTATGATCTGCATCGTAATTGGCTAGAGTACAGTGAGGTAGAGGACGAGGCATATTGCTTGTACTGCTATTTGTTTAGGGACAACATTAAAGGTAACAAACCTGGCCATGATGCATTTGTGGTTGATGGCTTTGTCAACTGGAAGAAGGCAGTAGAGAGATTTGCAACTCATGTGGGCGATCGTGATAGTTTCCATAACAAGGCACTAAAGAAATGTGAGGATCTAATGAGAACAGAACAATCAATTCCTGTAGCCTTATATAAACAGACCGACCTTGAGAAGAATGAGCATCTTATCCGGTTAAATGCTGCAATTAATGTATGCAGATACTTGTTGCATCAAGGACAACCATTTCGTGGCCATGATGAGTCAAAAGAGTCTACAAATAAAGGTAACTACAGGGAGTTGATGGATTATACAATTATGCACAATGATGTTATAGCCAAAGCATTAAAAAATGCTCCACTTAATAATCAGTTACTGTCTTCAACAATTCAGAAGGATATTACTGAGTGCTTTGCAGAAGAAGTGTTGAGTTGTATTTTGAAGGAGCTTGACAATGGCGTGTTCAGCTTATTAGTTGATGAATGTCGTGATGTTTCCAACAAAGAGCAAATGGCAGTGGTTCTACGCTATGTAGATACATGTGGGCTATCAAATGAGAGGTCTGTTGGTGTTCTTCATGTGAAGGAAACAACATCTGCTTATCTCAAGTCTAAAATTGATTTTATAATTGCAAAGCTTGGCTTGAGTCTACAACAAGTGAGAGGACAAGGTTATGATGGGGCCAGTAATATGGCAGGTGAGTTTAATGTTTTGCAAGCCAAGATTATGAGGGAGAATAGCTCAGCTTATTACGTACATTGTTTTGCTCATAAACTTAACTTGGTTGTTGTGGCCATTGCAAAAAAGATATTTGATGTTGGAGATTTCTTTGATATGATATCATTATTGGTGAATGTCGTTGGATCATCTTGCAAGAGAAAGGATAAACTTGGAGAGAGCCATCGAGAAGAAGTGAGGAAAGCAATTGGTAAGGGAGAGATTGCTACAGGGTCCGGATTAAACCAGGAGATTTCTCTTCAAAGACCAGGAGATACAAGATGGAATTCTCACTATACCACTTTGTCAAGTTTGTCGAAGATGTTTACCTCGGTGGTAAAAGTTCTAGAGTATGTGGAGGAAGAGGGCTCAGATGCTACTAAGCAACGTCAAGCCAGTGGTCTTCTAAAATATTTCCGGTCATTTGATTCTGCATTCTTTCTACACATGATGATGATTATATTAGCTTTAACAAATGGGCTGTCAAAAACATTTCAGAGAAAGGATATGGACATTGTAAATGCTATATCAGATGTGGAATCTGTTAAGCGGGAGCTAGATAAGCTTAGATCTCAACATGGATGGAATTCTCTCCTGAGCAAGGTATGTTCTTTTTGCGACAAGAATGATATCTCAATTGTGGACATGGAAAAGGAGTACGTAAATCCAAAGAAGCCAAGGCAGAGGACTGGCATTAATAATGAGCATCATTATAGAGTtgattgttttttttttgctGTCTTGGATTTATTGGCAGAAGAACTAAATCGCAGATTCAATGAGGTAAACAATGAGTTGCTTTGTTGTATGTCTGCTTTCAACCCAAGCGGTCAGTTTAGTCACTATGATCATGAGAAGTTGTTGAAGTTGGCTATTTTATCCTAA
- the LOC109741894 gene encoding tyrosine--tRNA ligase 1, cytoplasmic, whose translation MPPNSRPRLRVGFATQMARQQRMLETNSTEQTSETPTMDSWADVAASIDRDSMEPSCYERIAALRSIGDQCVYADEFRLLLQKKNAPICYVWFEPTPWMDITQGLLKTIYVNKMVKAGYIVKILIADWFAQRNHRICSNKYVIRKIGCYNIEMWKAAGMDLDRVELVWFSDVLERHASDYWPVALDVSRKCTLKRMASCCTETAPYDPRLPAAVIFYPCMQVAAILCPKLQADIWLFSMDQQEIVMLTREYCEDIKSESKPNTLPNLVDNPYIVLKDPYNMREPKWNIFMHDKECALNGKISRAVCPPKVAACNPCLEYIKYVIFPWFGKFEVAQKEQSGVNKSFECMEDLIVDYESGDLDPLDVKLAFEKGICKILEGGAISTPGGGIDLYLDVVVARSFLSHVAMCSFGELLSYPYGSSSFSSSSSTARSSSRTKLSGSRNRPADAGVSQSLPHTRGRADCKLRRYHLYWVSGLAAMLMLGEVLLHWVIFAMVLLSCLLDGL comes from the exons ATGCCTCCCAACTCGCGGCCCCGTCTCCGCGTCGGTTTTGCCACCCAAATGGCGAG GCAACAACGTATGCTGGAGACAAACTCTACGGAGCAAACCTCCGAGACTCCGACCATGGATAGCTGGGCTGATGTGGCTGCCAGCATCGACAG GGACTCAATGGAGCCGAGTTGCTATGAGAGGATCGCGGCCCTGAGGAGCATCGGGGATCAGTGCGTCTATGCGGATGAATTCCGGCTCCTGCTCCAGAAGAAGAATGCTCCCATTTGCTACGTTTGGTTTGAGCCAACCCCCTGGATGGACATAACCCAG GGGCTTTTGAAGACAATTTATGTCAACAAGATGGTCAAAGCTGGTTACATAGTTAAAATATTGATAGCAGATTGGTTTGCCCAACGGAACCATAGGATTTGCAGCAATAAATATGTAATAAGGAAAATTGGCTGCTACAATATTGAGATGTGGAAAGCAGCTGGCATGGATCTTGACAGAGTAGAGCTTGTATGGTTCTCAGATGTGTTGGAAAGGCATGCATCTGATTACTGGCCAGTTGCCCTGGATGTCTCCAGAAAATGCACTCTAAAAAGAATGGCAAG CTGTTGCACGGAAACAGCCCCATATGACCCGCGACTGCCTGCTGCTGTGATATTTTACCCATGCATGCAAGTTGCTGCTATATTATGTCCGAAG TTGCAGGCGGATATATGGCTCTTCAGCATGGATCAGCAAGAAATTGTCATGCTAACCAGAGAGTATTGTGAAGACATAAAAAGCGAAAGCAAACCAA ATACACTACCTAATTTAGTAGATAATCCTTATATTGTACTAAAGGACCCTTATAACATGAGGGAACCAAAATGGAACATCTTCATGCACGATAAGGAG TGCGCTTTGAATGGAAAAATAAGCAGGGCTGTCTGTCCTCCAAAAGTAGCAGCATGCAACCCATGTTTGGAGTACATCAAATATGTTATCTTCCCTTGGTTTGGGAAGTTTGAGGTAGCGCAGAAGGAACAGAGTGGTGTTAACAA GTCATTTGAATGCATGGAAGATCTTATTGTTGATTATGAAAGTGGCGATCTTGATCCTCTCGACGTTAAGTTGGCTTTTGAAAAAGGAATATGCAAAATATTAGAG GGAGGAGCAATCTCCACTCCTGGTGGCGGCATCGATCTTTATCTAGATGTAGTGGTAGCTCGTTCCTTCTTGTCTCATGTGGCCATGTGTTCCTTTGGCGAGCTTCTCTCGTATCCCTATGGTAGCAGCagcttctcttcgtcttcctcgACAGCAAGGTCGTCTTCGCGGACCAAACTGTCCGG CTCCCGGAACCGTCCTGCTGATGCTGGTGTGTCGCAGTCGCTGCCACACACCAGAGGAAGAGCTGACTGCAAGTTGCGACGCTATCACTTGTACTGGGTGTCGGGCCTTGCTGCGATGTTGATGCTGGGTGAGGTTCTTCTGCACTGGGTCATTTTTGCCATGGTTCTACTGTCATGTTTGCTCGATGGTTTGTAG